A single region of the bacterium genome encodes:
- a CDS encoding PTS sugar transporter subunit IIA, protein MTGVVVATHGEFGKALLGTLGTILGVPEGFRAVSLEAQEGLEEFLAKVTAALDQVDPGKKGAVLLVDLFGGTPFNVGLRLAQERPLQVVTGINLAMLIQAASRWEDLDPPALAQEVQKSAREGILTSQEIIKK, encoded by the coding sequence ATGACCGGTGTGGTCGTCGCGACCCATGGTGAGTTCGGCAAGGCCCTCTTGGGGACCTTGGGGACCATCCTGGGGGTCCCGGAGGGTTTCCGGGCCGTGTCCTTGGAGGCCCAGGAAGGCCTGGAGGAATTCCTCGCCAAGGTGACCGCCGCCCTGGACCAAGTGGACCCCGGGAAGAAGGGGGCGGTGCTGCTGGTGGACCTTTTCGGGGGGACCCCCTTCAACGTGGGGCTCCGCCTGGCCCAAGAGCGCCCCTTGCAGGTCGTGACGGGCATCAACCTGGCCATGTTGATCCAGGCGGCTTCCCGCTGGGAGGACCTGGACCCTCCCGCCCTCGCCCAAGAGGTCCAAAAGTCCGCCCGGGAAGGCATCCTCACTTCCCAGGAGATCATCAAGAAATAA
- a CDS encoding PTS sugar transporter subunit IIB, translated as MDIQLLRIDDRLIHGQVVVGWVKALGIQRLVVVNDPIAGNSMQRTLMEMAVPSGLKVSFFSVAEAAQKCREDMGPEKALLLFSNPKDVLAYLGAGGTVSSINVGGMHYCEGKQQVSKTVCVSPEDVGALVQLRKMGVELEVRAVPGDTKEMLEKFIPDLKGL; from the coding sequence ATGGATATCCAACTCCTTCGAATCGACGACCGGCTCATCCACGGACAAGTGGTGGTGGGGTGGGTCAAGGCCCTGGGGATCCAGCGGTTGGTCGTGGTCAACGATCCCATCGCCGGCAACAGCATGCAACGGACCCTCATGGAAATGGCGGTCCCTTCCGGGCTCAAGGTGAGCTTTTTCTCGGTGGCCGAAGCCGCCCAGAAGTGCCGGGAGGACATGGGCCCTGAAAAGGCCCTGCTCCTTTTCTCCAATCCCAAGGATGTGCTGGCCTACCTGGGAGCGGGGGGCACCGTTTCCTCCATCAACGTGGGCGGGATGCATTATTGCGAGGGCAAACAACAGGTCAGCAAGACGGTCTGTGTGAGCCCCGAGGACGTGGGGGCGCTCGTTCAACTGAGGAAAATGGGCGTGGAATTGGAGGTCCGGGCCGTGCCCGGGGACACCAAGGAAATGCTCGAGAAGTTCATCCCCGACCTGAAAGGCCTCTAA
- a CDS encoding gluconeogenesis factor YvcK family protein: MLGPTWFFPGLRLKRWVILLLLSIVVLYVGFSGVISPHTGGIAIHPALFSEVESHLKHLKFVDYFAIALGVWGIWMAVGRLQFSMVTMYAPAREKEFLSQALQKSRLKRGPRIVAIGGGTGLPNVLSSLKNYTTNLTAVVTVADDGGSSGRLRRDFGTPPPGDIRNCIVALSDQETLLKELFQYRFRGHGDLKGHSFGNLFITVMKEITGDFGRAVEESSRVLATRGTVMPVTFDPMTLQAKLTNGRVVTGESQVPLAKAPIERMMLKEKKVRPNPEVLKAILEADAIVLGPGSLYTSVIPNLLIPEVAETIALSRAVKVYVCNVMTQPGETDRMTVADHVKALFRHTGPGFVHYVIANKERVPANLLARYESYGQEPVTVDEEALHALGVQLRRANLLDQNDYVRHNPEKLGRAIIRLLVM; the protein is encoded by the coding sequence ATGCTTGGTCCCACCTGGTTCTTTCCCGGCCTTCGCCTCAAGCGTTGGGTCATCCTGTTGCTCCTTTCGATCGTGGTCCTTTACGTCGGTTTCTCCGGCGTCATCAGTCCCCACACCGGCGGCATCGCCATCCATCCCGCCCTCTTCAGCGAGGTGGAGAGCCACCTGAAACACCTGAAGTTCGTCGATTATTTCGCCATAGCCCTGGGGGTTTGGGGCATCTGGATGGCCGTCGGGCGCCTCCAGTTCTCCATGGTGACCATGTACGCCCCGGCCCGGGAGAAAGAATTCCTCAGCCAGGCCCTCCAGAAGAGCCGCCTCAAGCGCGGGCCCCGCATCGTGGCCATCGGGGGAGGAACGGGGCTGCCCAACGTCCTTTCCAGCCTCAAGAACTACACGACGAACCTCACCGCGGTGGTGACCGTGGCCGACGATGGGGGAAGCTCGGGCCGGCTGCGCCGGGATTTCGGGACGCCGCCCCCGGGCGACATCCGCAATTGCATCGTGGCCCTGTCCGACCAGGAGACCCTGCTCAAGGAACTCTTCCAATACCGGTTCAGGGGCCACGGCGACCTCAAGGGCCACAGCTTCGGGAACCTCTTCATCACCGTCATGAAGGAGATCACGGGGGACTTCGGCCGGGCGGTGGAGGAATCCAGCCGGGTCCTGGCCACCCGCGGTACCGTCATGCCGGTCACCTTCGACCCCATGACCCTCCAGGCCAAGCTCACCAACGGACGGGTGGTGACGGGCGAGTCCCAGGTGCCCCTGGCCAAGGCCCCCATCGAACGGATGATGCTCAAGGAGAAAAAGGTCCGACCCAATCCGGAGGTCCTCAAGGCCATCCTGGAGGCCGATGCCATCGTGCTGGGCCCGGGAAGCCTCTATACCTCGGTCATTCCCAACCTGCTGATCCCCGAGGTGGCCGAGACCATCGCCTTGTCCCGGGCGGTCAAGGTCTACGTCTGCAACGTCATGACCCAACCCGGCGAGACCGACCGGATGACGGTGGCCGACCACGTGAAGGCCCTCTTCCGCCATACGGGCCCGGGGTTCGTCCACTATGTCATCGCCAACAAGGAGCGGGTCCCCGCCAACCTGCTGGCCCGATATGAGAGTTACGGACAGGAACCGGTGACGGTGGACGAGGAGGCCCTCCACGCCCTGGGGGTCCAGTTGCGCCGGGCCAACCTGCTGGACCAGAACGACTACGTGCGCCACAACCCCGAAAAACTGGGCCGGGCCATCATCCGCCTGCTGGTCATGTAG